One region of Jonesiaceae bacterium BS-20 genomic DNA includes:
- a CDS encoding class C sortase produces MQTLTEHPVDAPPPVPPVHDVLSARGRKWRPGLMTVAAAVIAVFGLTILLYPSAASWVSSYNQSKLVKNYSEQLSNVQPSAAEQLQIAHEYNNALSSGVRLDANANVPTGDGVSSDDSLIYNDMLKASSNGLMARLRIPSIDVDLPIYHGTSDPVLLRGVGHLEGSHLPIGGIDTHSVLTAHRGLANATMFTNLDDVKVGDTFTIEVFGEVLTYQVNETKVVDPGDTDTLRAVPGKDLVTLITCTPLGINTHRILVTGERITPTPIKDIAEMGSAPTIPGFPWWVVWYGTGLALIGGFVWRAGLTDSKQRAPRSARLSASAESA; encoded by the coding sequence GTGCAAACCCTGACTGAGCACCCAGTTGATGCGCCCCCACCGGTACCACCTGTGCATGACGTTCTGTCTGCTCGAGGTCGTAAATGGCGGCCAGGACTCATGACTGTTGCAGCGGCAGTCATCGCGGTATTTGGGTTGACGATTCTGCTTTACCCATCGGCAGCTAGTTGGGTCTCGTCCTACAATCAATCAAAATTGGTCAAGAACTACTCGGAACAGCTCTCGAATGTGCAGCCGTCTGCTGCTGAGCAACTACAGATAGCACACGAGTACAACAACGCGTTGAGTTCCGGAGTGCGGTTGGATGCAAACGCGAATGTTCCTACCGGTGATGGCGTCTCAAGCGATGACTCATTGATCTATAACGACATGCTGAAAGCCAGTTCGAATGGACTCATGGCTCGGCTACGGATCCCATCGATCGATGTCGACCTCCCTATCTATCACGGTACAAGTGATCCGGTCTTGCTTCGCGGAGTTGGGCACCTCGAAGGGTCGCACTTGCCAATTGGTGGGATTGATACCCATTCGGTTTTGACAGCCCACCGTGGTTTGGCGAACGCAACTATGTTCACCAACTTGGACGATGTCAAGGTTGGTGACACTTTCACCATTGAGGTCTTTGGCGAGGTTTTGACCTACCAAGTAAATGAGACAAAGGTCGTTGACCCTGGCGATACGGACACGTTGCGAGCCGTGCCAGGCAAGGATCTGGTCACGCTCATTACCTGTACCCCGCTTGGTATCAACACCCACCGCATCCTAGTGACGGGGGAGCGGATCACCCCGACTCCGATTAAAGATATTGCAGAGATGGGATCAGCTCCCACAATTCCTGGTTTCCCTTGGTGGGTAGTCTGGTACGGTACGGGACTGGCCCTCATAGGCGGCTTTGTGTGGCGCGCTGGCCTTACCGATTCAAAACAGCGAGCTCCGCGCAGCGCACGGTTGAGTGCAAGTGCGGAGAGTGCTTGA
- a CDS encoding SpaH/EbpB family LPXTG-anchored major pilin produces MTKHQLFSSRRALAGLSALALASASLLGMSAASAETTLGDINFDETGSITVHKHKHQNESEPVEANPDGSESIATEGLNGVTFTVKKLEFDLTDPTVWDDLADLDPAGLTCGGSGGVVTGTVDGVDGVAEFSSLELGVYLVCETDAPDEVIDRADPFIVTVPYPNQFAGDSAGTWLYDVHVYPKNSTGDNPVKSVGAPSGLELGSTVDFPVEITIPTVGTAGFTGFTVSDDLDARLTPVGDGVESVMVGGSEVDTGNYDVTTSGNEVTVTFTDPEGLNFLATKQGATLTVTFQATVTGVGTIDNTAIVNVNGKDFTSNEVFTSWGDIEITKQDSDNELPLNGAVFEIYPAATPYPTAGAECANVIEAGASALSFGDPGETTFTTSVDGTVVIPGVFVSDSNTIPSSTVRCYVLVETVAPAGYVLPDNPNTAVKVSASATTEVGITLGAEVTINNTKQDVPQLPLTGAQGQLLMVFGGAAVLLTGAGLMVASRRKSASKSE; encoded by the coding sequence ATGACTAAGCATCAGCTCTTCTCTTCCAGACGAGCCTTAGCGGGGTTGAGCGCTTTGGCGTTGGCCTCCGCGAGTTTACTCGGTATGAGCGCCGCATCAGCCGAGACAACCCTTGGAGACATCAATTTTGATGAGACCGGTTCGATTACGGTCCACAAACACAAGCACCAAAATGAAAGTGAACCTGTCGAAGCGAATCCTGATGGTAGCGAAAGTATCGCTACCGAGGGACTCAACGGGGTGACCTTTACCGTCAAGAAGTTGGAATTTGATCTGACTGATCCAACCGTCTGGGATGACCTGGCGGATCTAGATCCTGCTGGCTTAACCTGTGGCGGTTCTGGTGGAGTAGTTACGGGTACCGTAGATGGTGTGGATGGTGTTGCGGAGTTCTCGAGCCTTGAATTGGGAGTATATCTAGTCTGTGAAACTGATGCTCCGGATGAGGTAATTGATAGGGCGGATCCGTTTATCGTGACGGTGCCATACCCTAACCAATTTGCGGGAGACAGCGCGGGTACATGGTTGTATGACGTGCACGTCTACCCCAAGAACTCAACTGGTGACAATCCCGTTAAGTCGGTTGGTGCTCCATCAGGTCTGGAGTTGGGCAGCACGGTAGACTTCCCAGTTGAAATCACGATTCCAACGGTAGGTACTGCCGGCTTCACTGGTTTCACAGTTTCTGATGACTTGGATGCAAGACTAACTCCGGTTGGTGATGGAGTAGAAAGCGTTATGGTCGGTGGAAGTGAGGTGGATACAGGAAACTATGATGTGACTACATCTGGTAATGAGGTAACCGTAACATTCACAGATCCTGAAGGTTTGAATTTCTTGGCTACCAAGCAGGGTGCGACGCTAACTGTAACATTCCAAGCAACGGTAACCGGAGTGGGAACCATCGACAACACTGCAATTGTCAATGTCAACGGTAAAGACTTCACATCCAATGAAGTCTTTACCAGTTGGGGTGATATTGAGATCACCAAGCAAGATAGTGACAATGAATTGCCACTGAACGGAGCGGTCTTTGAAATCTATCCTGCAGCAACCCCTTATCCTACTGCAGGTGCCGAATGTGCCAATGTGATTGAAGCTGGTGCTAGCGCACTTTCGTTTGGTGATCCAGGTGAGACCACCTTCACTACATCTGTTGATGGCACCGTAGTTATTCCAGGAGTCTTTGTCAGTGACAGCAACACCATCCCAAGTTCTACGGTTCGTTGCTATGTATTGGTGGAGACTGTGGCACCTGCCGGATACGTGCTGCCAGATAACCCGAATACTGCGGTTAAGGTGTCTGCCTCTGCGACAACAGAGGTTGGGATAACTCTTGGTGCAGAGGTAACAATCAATAACACCAAGCAAGATGTTCCGCAGCTGCCGTTAACTGGTGCACAAGGACAATTGCTGATGGTATTTGGTGGAGCAGCAGTCCTGTTGACCGGTGCTGGTCTCATGGTGGCTAGCCGCCGTAAGTCCGCATCAAAGAGTGAGTAA
- the adhE gene encoding bifunctional acetaldehyde-CoA/alcohol dehydrogenase produces MTAIEIPEAVSTEIDALVANGQEALRQYANFDQEQIDYIVKKASVAALSVHGELAAHAVTETGRGVFEDKAVKNIFACEHVTNSMLGLKTVGVINRDELSGITEIAEPVGVICGVTPVTNPTSTTIFKALIAIKTRNPIIFGFHPSAQHSSVAAAKAVYDAAVAAGAPANCVQWVASPSLAATNALMNHPGVALILATGGNGMVRAAYSCGKPALGVGAGNVPAFIERSAQLKRAVNDVVLSKAFDNGMICASEQAVILDEPIYDEALEEFEKLHAHVATAQEKTLLEEFIFGVAAQGANCGEANLNAAVVGQSPAWIAEQAGFEVPEDTSIILVEVPEVGPSQPLTREKLCPVLAVLKATDAEHGISLSEQMVEFDGLGHSGAIHSENQEVIEKFGSRVKAVRIITNAPSSLGGIGDIYNAFIPSLTLGCGSYGHNSVSNNVSAVNLVNIKRIGRRNNNLQWFKVPAKTYFEPNAIRYLADMRGVSRVTIVTDSTMTKLGFVDKILDVLNRRENRIALQIIDDVMPEPTVDYVKKGAKLMREFNPDTIIALGGGSPMDAAKVMWLLYEHPEIEFSDMKEKFFDVRKRAFKFPDLGKLASLVCVPTTSGTGSEMTPFAVISDPVAGKKYPLADYALTPTVAIVDPALTAMMPDFLVADSGFDALTHATEAYVSVYANDYTDGLCLHAIKLIFENIVTSIKGGPGSKDPKVVKAREKMHNASTIAGMAFGNAFLGIVHSMSHVTGSAYGLPHGRTNATYLPHVIRYNGTVPTKLNAWPKYEHYVAPERFQEIANHLGLPASTPQEGVESYAAAVEVLRLAVGLPQSFQEQGVPEADFMGNLDELAMGAYEDQCAPANPRMPMLADMKLLMEAAYYGTTFDQVKAQRKEAAIQAAQVLTAAADEAPTKPEKVKAAKKK; encoded by the coding sequence ATGACTGCAATCGAAATACCCGAGGCAGTGTCCACCGAAATTGATGCCCTCGTGGCCAACGGCCAAGAAGCGCTGCGTCAATACGCCAACTTCGATCAAGAACAGATCGATTACATTGTTAAGAAAGCTTCCGTAGCAGCACTGTCCGTGCATGGTGAGCTCGCCGCCCACGCGGTTACTGAGACCGGGCGCGGCGTTTTTGAAGACAAAGCTGTAAAGAACATCTTTGCGTGTGAGCACGTCACCAACTCCATGTTGGGTTTGAAAACCGTAGGTGTCATCAACCGCGATGAACTCAGCGGAATCACCGAGATCGCCGAGCCCGTCGGAGTCATCTGCGGCGTCACCCCGGTTACCAACCCCACCTCAACCACCATCTTCAAGGCACTTATTGCCATCAAGACCAGGAACCCAATTATCTTTGGTTTCCACCCCTCCGCTCAGCACAGTTCCGTTGCGGCAGCCAAAGCAGTTTACGATGCCGCAGTTGCGGCGGGTGCCCCGGCTAACTGTGTGCAGTGGGTTGCGTCGCCTTCACTTGCAGCGACTAACGCCCTGATGAACCACCCCGGTGTGGCCTTGATCCTGGCAACCGGTGGTAACGGCATGGTCCGCGCCGCGTACTCGTGCGGTAAACCAGCACTCGGTGTGGGTGCCGGAAACGTGCCCGCCTTCATTGAACGCAGCGCGCAGCTCAAGCGCGCCGTCAATGATGTGGTCCTATCCAAGGCCTTCGACAACGGAATGATCTGCGCTTCTGAGCAGGCCGTAATCCTGGACGAGCCCATCTATGATGAGGCACTCGAAGAGTTCGAGAAGTTGCACGCACACGTTGCCACCGCGCAAGAGAAGACTCTGCTTGAGGAGTTCATCTTTGGTGTTGCCGCTCAGGGTGCCAACTGTGGTGAGGCCAACCTCAATGCCGCAGTGGTGGGACAGAGCCCTGCATGGATCGCTGAGCAAGCAGGCTTTGAAGTCCCCGAGGATACCTCGATCATCTTGGTCGAGGTCCCCGAGGTTGGGCCAAGCCAGCCGCTGACCAGGGAGAAGCTGTGCCCGGTCCTTGCCGTCCTCAAAGCTACCGACGCAGAGCACGGAATCTCACTGTCAGAACAGATGGTTGAGTTTGACGGTCTGGGTCACTCCGGTGCGATTCACAGCGAGAACCAAGAAGTTATTGAGAAGTTTGGTAGCCGGGTCAAGGCCGTGCGAATCATCACGAACGCACCGTCGTCGCTGGGTGGCATTGGCGATATCTACAACGCGTTCATTCCTTCACTCACGCTGGGCTGTGGCTCATACGGCCACAACTCCGTTTCCAACAACGTCTCTGCGGTGAACCTGGTGAACATCAAACGTATTGGCCGCCGGAACAATAACCTGCAGTGGTTCAAGGTTCCAGCCAAGACTTACTTTGAGCCCAATGCAATCCGCTACCTTGCAGACATGCGCGGGGTTTCCAGGGTCACCATTGTTACGGACTCAACCATGACCAAGCTTGGGTTTGTGGACAAGATTCTCGATGTCTTAAACCGCAGGGAGAATCGCATTGCGCTCCAAATTATTGACGATGTCATGCCTGAGCCAACGGTTGACTACGTCAAAAAGGGCGCCAAGTTGATGCGGGAATTCAACCCGGACACCATCATTGCGCTTGGTGGTGGCTCCCCCATGGACGCCGCCAAGGTGATGTGGCTGTTGTACGAGCACCCGGAGATCGAGTTCTCGGACATGAAGGAGAAGTTCTTCGACGTCCGAAAGCGGGCATTCAAGTTCCCTGACCTCGGAAAGCTAGCTTCCCTTGTCTGCGTGCCTACGACATCGGGAACCGGTTCAGAGATGACTCCGTTTGCGGTTATCTCCGATCCCGTCGCCGGCAAGAAGTACCCGCTAGCGGACTACGCGCTGACCCCAACCGTTGCGATTGTGGACCCAGCTTTGACCGCGATGATGCCGGACTTCTTGGTAGCTGACTCCGGATTTGATGCACTTACGCATGCAACCGAGGCCTATGTTTCGGTCTACGCCAACGACTACACCGATGGCCTATGCCTGCACGCAATCAAGCTGATCTTTGAAAACATTGTCACCTCAATTAAGGGTGGTCCCGGTTCCAAGGATCCCAAGGTGGTCAAGGCTCGGGAAAAGATGCACAATGCATCGACCATTGCCGGCATGGCATTTGGTAACGCATTCCTAGGTATAGTCCACTCAATGTCCCACGTGACGGGTTCCGCCTACGGGTTGCCACACGGCCGGACCAACGCCACCTACCTGCCGCACGTGATCAGGTACAACGGAACGGTGCCAACCAAGTTGAACGCGTGGCCTAAGTACGAGCACTACGTTGCTCCCGAGCGGTTCCAAGAAATTGCCAACCACCTGGGTCTGCCAGCTAGTACCCCGCAAGAAGGTGTGGAATCCTATGCGGCCGCCGTTGAAGTTCTGCGTCTTGCTGTTGGTCTACCGCAGTCCTTCCAGGAGCAGGGTGTTCCCGAGGCTGACTTCATGGGCAACCTTGATGAGCTAGCCATGGGTGCTTACGAGGACCAGTGTGCACCGGCCAACCCCCGGATGCCAATGCTGGCGGACATGAAGCTACTCATGGAAGCCGCCTACTACGGCACCACCTTTGACCAGGTGAAAGCCCAACGTAAGGAAGCGGCCATCCAAGCAGCCCAGGTCCTTACCGCGGCAGCCGACGAGGCACCTACCAAGCCTGAAAAGGTGAAGGCCGCCAAGAAGAAGTAG
- a CDS encoding M15 family metallopeptidase: MAQREAKAENNLPLTRKAMREAALATQQEIQVSQLSDSGATPPANIPQAPVMTRAMLRARQESVPSVAPIVPVSAFDEVVVPEFDLSDPRDAMCHDHAQESAAYSRRAQQQEATAKFATRASRRDATPVIMLDSVPTWDAVNPLTDAEPEARKAAKPTRANRGRLASKVAVLASLAMATVAAPVALAHSPEPEAEPVAEEAPVQLVGPSTAEVVASPQHVDAIPSGIAQQTSVDDRVVQVAARSDIRTPLSGCDSSQSAPGENGQLDVKDLCSVKRGHTLRADAAVAFLALDEAYQAKFGTPMCLTDAYRPLETQRTLKIQKGSLAATPGTSNHGWGLAVDICNTTYHAQNKWEWLNENAPRFGWAQPSWASRSYEPWHWEFTDAVQSQRAN; encoded by the coding sequence GTGGCACAGCGTGAGGCGAAGGCGGAGAACAATCTTCCGTTGACTCGCAAAGCTATGCGTGAGGCGGCACTAGCCACTCAGCAAGAGATCCAGGTATCTCAGCTTTCTGACTCCGGGGCCACTCCACCTGCTAACATCCCACAAGCACCCGTTATGACCCGGGCTATGCTCCGGGCTCGCCAAGAGTCTGTTCCATCGGTTGCTCCAATTGTTCCCGTGAGCGCCTTTGATGAGGTTGTAGTTCCAGAATTTGATTTGAGCGATCCGCGCGATGCGATGTGCCACGACCACGCTCAGGAGAGCGCTGCGTATAGTCGCCGCGCACAGCAGCAGGAAGCCACCGCGAAGTTTGCCACTCGCGCAAGCCGCAGGGATGCAACGCCGGTCATTATGTTGGACTCTGTGCCAACTTGGGACGCGGTTAACCCTTTGACCGATGCTGAGCCAGAGGCGCGCAAGGCAGCTAAACCTACGCGCGCAAATCGTGGCCGCTTGGCTTCCAAGGTTGCCGTTTTGGCCTCCCTAGCGATGGCAACGGTGGCAGCTCCAGTTGCACTAGCGCACTCGCCAGAGCCAGAAGCTGAGCCTGTTGCTGAAGAAGCACCCGTGCAGTTGGTAGGCCCAAGCACTGCGGAGGTAGTTGCATCTCCTCAGCATGTAGACGCTATTCCTAGCGGTATTGCCCAACAGACTTCAGTGGATGATCGAGTAGTTCAGGTTGCCGCACGCTCTGATATTCGTACCCCGTTGAGTGGTTGCGACAGCAGCCAGAGCGCTCCGGGAGAGAATGGCCAGCTAGATGTCAAGGATCTCTGCTCAGTAAAGAGGGGGCACACCCTCAGAGCTGATGCCGCAGTTGCCTTCCTAGCTCTAGATGAGGCATACCAGGCTAAGTTCGGTACGCCCATGTGTCTAACGGACGCATACCGTCCGCTCGAAACCCAGCGGACGCTCAAGATTCAAAAGGGTAGCCTTGCAGCTACCCCGGGCACTTCCAACCACGGTTGGGGCCTTGCCGTAGATATCTGTAACACGACGTATCACGCCCAGAATAAGTGGGAGTGGCTCAATGAGAACGCTCCACGATTTGGCTGGGCGCAGCCGTCCTGGGCATCACGTTCATATGAACCCTGGCACTGGGAATTTACCGATGCCGTCCAAAGCCAACGCGCAAATTAA
- a CDS encoding SpaA isopeptide-forming pilin-related protein, whose amino-acid sequence MTALFVFALVVGTTGMAVGASEAPAQEPVTTALVSAAVEEPEAEPVAVVEETAEAAEAEPIPLDLAPAAPAAPAKAAAASEAKPATQSKSAKPQQQQQAPAASVQSQPAVDGESAAGDSTPQAVVVPDVVEPGVAALRWAVTTAEGVNQTDTSFEIQGPGGTDVNDDAQWTTGLAATVKDFTGQENYSGLDLDPAAGVFEVAQLVSDDDSAVTEQIEADQAYRVRPTEAPEGIAVGNDADWQPSTGAVDPKSEIDSYLLTTTISQEVTGGQDGTGDESDLGLQPGPQSLQAAPPEFGTLAAGPDGAAAPYLYWSVKDQDGNPAGGTSFRVSHLVSSRLGAWTWSGDANSRVVEDCVSAPKPCPAGSLDKDPDPGEFLITQYQESQTGGNTVVFGNNYRIRPNGVPVGTTWTSATGWKTINGTNNNTAAWSNSAGQTHNFGAFNVKSPTLLTPTCAAGYVYSIAGNGQMRQVSPNNVVTAFGAPGASGEFNGLGIGADGSQIYSFTRSDQTATIQKYDVSTGQWTSTGKSVTTGSGQNISAWVAGGVDLSTGDYYFGGFGTKVISWSNWTVFHIWKYNPGTNTISYSGYARVINSTSGTSNGDLAFNSSGDMLVVRGSGTSVRIVSINAVSLASANGGELAAASSVDKSGVSSSVNGIAFDAAGKGFLGNGTTVTQYNMPGWQNGVSKTTSLSDSTDLAGCSSPATIALYKNVNGERVRITDQFKLNLNTVPASTLETVTTQGTDTGVQSQNIGPLPTARGTKFTFNEQFVGSGNASADYVSKWVCTIDGQLLSRSDTTTGATGTSGTVTIPATGDAVVCTITNAPLVANVTVHKEINTVANPSVWTPKSGWPVGVAVTSFDNPTVTPQDPTQNTGPTGDASWKIRFADQNHSANLSISEGTDTPGYEFESGVCTVWDLNGALTSTVEIEDPASTPIPGVKAGDKVDCTFRNKEVPVSIVVKKQWVVNGGNPIAHDEQDVSLGATLKLDDVETPWGSVIGSRSVGETINVSEQSTIETEQCTLTASTISGPGLTGEVSIKDAPVDVELELGENAYMVTNSLDCVQELTLTKVVDNSFEGTLLPDDWSLAPADWNQKLVATSGGTEYKFDSGETINVPEGTFTLSELDQPGYQFVSLVCGDETITDSTIEIGFAQAIECTFTNKIAPGSVIWQKVDAAVPANLLGQSEWSLTGPDGTEFLSGPIIDCVEATSGECSGPDQNHQAGKFALSGLPWGVYTLTETKAPPGYVLPIQNSRDFIIGPDNIGENIRMHWDFDKIVNEQQEGMSLPLTGGLGTQIFILIGGSALAASLGITAMRRRKGATETV is encoded by the coding sequence ATGACTGCCCTCTTTGTGTTCGCACTCGTTGTCGGAACAACAGGTATGGCTGTTGGTGCGAGCGAGGCTCCCGCGCAGGAACCGGTTACTACCGCTCTAGTATCTGCCGCTGTCGAAGAACCGGAAGCGGAACCGGTTGCAGTGGTTGAAGAAACTGCCGAGGCAGCGGAGGCTGAGCCTATCCCCCTGGATTTGGCCCCCGCTGCCCCGGCTGCACCTGCGAAAGCAGCTGCAGCCTCAGAAGCCAAACCAGCAACACAATCAAAGTCGGCCAAACCGCAGCAGCAACAACAAGCACCCGCCGCAAGCGTCCAATCCCAACCAGCAGTTGACGGGGAATCAGCCGCCGGGGACAGCACGCCGCAAGCTGTCGTCGTGCCAGATGTGGTAGAGCCAGGCGTCGCAGCACTTCGCTGGGCAGTAACCACTGCCGAGGGTGTGAACCAAACTGATACTTCGTTCGAAATTCAAGGCCCCGGCGGAACTGATGTCAATGACGACGCTCAGTGGACCACCGGCCTGGCCGCAACCGTTAAGGACTTCACTGGCCAAGAAAACTACTCCGGTCTAGACCTTGACCCCGCTGCCGGCGTATTCGAGGTAGCACAACTGGTATCCGACGATGACTCAGCCGTAACGGAACAGATCGAAGCAGACCAGGCCTACCGTGTCCGCCCAACCGAAGCTCCCGAAGGTATTGCAGTGGGCAATGACGCCGACTGGCAGCCATCCACCGGTGCCGTCGATCCAAAGAGTGAGATCGATTCCTACCTGCTAACAACTACCATTAGCCAAGAAGTTACCGGTGGTCAAGATGGTACCGGTGATGAAAGTGACTTGGGTTTACAACCTGGGCCGCAGAGTTTGCAAGCTGCACCCCCAGAATTTGGCACACTAGCGGCTGGTCCGGATGGGGCTGCCGCGCCGTACCTTTACTGGAGTGTGAAAGACCAAGATGGCAATCCGGCCGGGGGGACTTCGTTCCGGGTCAGCCACCTTGTTTCTTCTAGGCTTGGCGCCTGGACTTGGTCAGGGGATGCGAATTCTAGAGTAGTCGAAGATTGTGTCTCTGCTCCTAAACCATGCCCTGCTGGGAGCCTGGATAAAGACCCGGATCCCGGCGAATTCTTAATAACGCAATACCAAGAGAGCCAAACCGGCGGCAACACCGTGGTTTTTGGTAATAACTACCGGATCCGACCAAATGGCGTGCCGGTGGGAACGACATGGACTTCTGCAACAGGGTGGAAGACGATTAATGGCACTAACAATAACACTGCGGCTTGGAGCAACTCAGCTGGCCAAACACATAACTTTGGGGCTTTCAATGTAAAATCGCCAACGCTTCTGACTCCTACCTGTGCTGCCGGTTATGTATACAGCATCGCTGGTAACGGTCAAATGCGCCAAGTAAGCCCCAACAACGTGGTCACTGCATTTGGTGCCCCCGGCGCTAGCGGTGAGTTTAACGGTCTGGGTATTGGCGCGGATGGAAGTCAGATTTACTCGTTCACTCGCAGTGACCAGACTGCAACCATTCAGAAATATGATGTTTCTACCGGGCAATGGACTTCAACTGGGAAATCTGTAACTACGGGGTCTGGCCAAAATATTTCTGCCTGGGTAGCGGGCGGTGTCGACCTATCAACCGGGGACTACTACTTTGGTGGTTTTGGCACCAAAGTCATTAGTTGGTCGAATTGGACAGTGTTTCATATTTGGAAGTACAACCCCGGCACCAACACCATTTCGTATTCGGGTTATGCGCGGGTCATCAATTCTACCTCTGGAACTAGCAACGGTGACCTAGCATTTAACTCGAGTGGTGACATGCTCGTGGTCCGAGGATCCGGTACCTCTGTTCGAATTGTTAGCATCAATGCTGTATCGCTCGCATCTGCCAATGGTGGTGAACTTGCTGCTGCGTCATCGGTAGACAAGAGCGGCGTTTCTAGCAGCGTAAATGGTATCGCTTTTGATGCGGCTGGTAAGGGGTTCTTGGGTAATGGCACCACCGTCACCCAATACAACATGCCAGGGTGGCAAAATGGGGTTTCTAAGACCACGAGTTTGAGTGATAGTACCGACCTTGCAGGGTGTTCCTCGCCAGCGACGATTGCCCTGTACAAGAACGTCAACGGTGAGCGTGTCAGGATCACGGACCAATTCAAACTGAACCTGAATACGGTTCCGGCAAGCACCTTGGAAACAGTAACAACGCAAGGCACGGATACCGGGGTGCAAAGTCAAAATATTGGACCGCTGCCGACAGCTCGGGGAACCAAATTCACGTTCAATGAACAGTTTGTTGGCAGCGGCAACGCCTCAGCCGACTATGTTTCTAAGTGGGTCTGCACAATTGACGGTCAACTTCTGAGCAGGAGCGATACTACCACCGGGGCAACAGGAACGAGTGGCACCGTAACTATTCCCGCTACTGGTGATGCTGTTGTTTGTACCATCACCAACGCGCCACTGGTTGCAAATGTGACCGTGCATAAAGAGATCAATACGGTTGCAAACCCATCCGTCTGGACTCCTAAATCTGGATGGCCTGTTGGGGTTGCGGTAACTTCATTCGATAATCCAACCGTCACCCCCCAAGACCCAACTCAAAATACGGGTCCCACGGGTGACGCATCTTGGAAGATCAGGTTTGCTGACCAGAACCATTCTGCAAACCTGTCCATATCTGAAGGAACAGACACACCCGGCTATGAATTTGAATCCGGTGTATGTACAGTCTGGGACCTAAACGGCGCACTCACGTCGACTGTGGAAATTGAGGATCCAGCGAGTACGCCAATACCTGGTGTCAAGGCAGGGGACAAGGTTGACTGCACCTTCAGAAACAAGGAAGTTCCCGTTTCGATTGTCGTCAAAAAGCAGTGGGTGGTTAATGGTGGCAATCCGATTGCGCACGATGAGCAAGACGTCAGCCTTGGTGCGACTTTGAAATTGGATGATGTTGAGACACCGTGGGGATCAGTCATTGGCTCCCGAAGTGTTGGTGAAACTATCAACGTTAGTGAACAGTCAACAATTGAGACTGAACAATGTACGTTGACCGCTAGCACGATTTCGGGCCCAGGTCTCACCGGTGAAGTCTCTATTAAGGATGCTCCGGTAGACGTGGAGTTGGAATTGGGCGAGAACGCCTACATGGTCACCAACTCCCTCGACTGCGTCCAGGAACTTACCCTCACCAAGGTAGTAGACAATTCCTTTGAAGGTACTCTGCTTCCAGATGACTGGAGTCTTGCTCCAGCGGACTGGAACCAGAAGCTCGTCGCTACATCGGGAGGAACTGAATACAAGTTTGACTCGGGCGAGACGATTAATGTTCCGGAGGGAACCTTTACGCTCTCCGAGTTGGATCAGCCCGGGTACCAATTTGTCTCGCTTGTTTGTGGAGATGAGACCATCACTGACTCGACAATTGAGATTGGGTTTGCTCAAGCGATTGAATGTACGTTCACCAACAAGATTGCTCCGGGCTCAGTCATCTGGCAAAAAGTTGATGCGGCAGTTCCTGCTAACTTGCTTGGGCAGTCTGAATGGTCACTTACTGGACCTGATGGCACCGAATTCCTAAGCGGTCCAATTATTGACTGCGTCGAAGCTACTTCGGGTGAATGCAGTGGACCAGACCAAAACCATCAAGCTGGAAAGTTCGCGCTGTCGGGTCTTCCATGGGGTGTGTACACCTTGACAGAAACGAAGGCACCTCCTGGATACGTGCTACCGATTCAGAATTCACGCGACTTCATCATTGGACCGGACAACATCGGAGAAAATATCCGGATGCATTGGGACTTCGACAAGATTGTCAATGAACAGCAGGAAGGCATGAGCCTGCCGTTGACCGGTGGTTTAGGCACACAAATCTTTATTCTTATCGGCGGTTCCGCCCTTGCAGCCTCGCTGGGAATAACCGCAATGCGTCGCAGGAAGGGAGCCACAGAAACTGTGTAA